A region of Zeugodacus cucurbitae isolate PBARC_wt_2022May chromosome 5, idZeuCucr1.2, whole genome shotgun sequence DNA encodes the following proteins:
- the LOC128922202 gene encoding kelch-like protein 17: MATSSKQTTASQRNSSELKLHFMEKLMKKIFCFYDEQSLIDVTFKASNPEAFVPAHRLILSAASSYFENLFNGDRGNALVIEINDIDSDIFERLITFCYTGQALVTVDNVAAMLKAAIELQLEDATTICMDFIMSHIDECTLQGVYALERETQCELVKRKIHEYEIQNFMEISQRDEFLNFDVEKLQCLLESDNLNITCEEDAYGAITRWFNHDVSARQQHLPRLVACLRLTQFDVDFLLTHIQSLLGCELLALQASTWISNPSARTKINMRFTEPRVGIGAGNCDEKTLLLVYEEHNSSKACALQYNKAEDTWQKYATLYNYNINSSAILKDDNLLFIGGDSYKSPSKSFLSWNIPNKTWRELSKMNHRRQDHSVVELEGKIYAIGGRGENNTILQSVERYTASNGWEFVAPLITARCEAGAVSLNGKVYIIGGSNGKTLKSVECYNPDSNSWTYCAVMTKTYSSLSVAAHNGHIYVVGYLKGRPVVERYDPQRDTWTQICSLDSKPNLPVKLADLLSSNWHCASFDNKLWAIGGSVNNETRVEVYNEENDQWVQKSSLPKGSICSCFVIPVTFLTSK; the protein is encoded by the exons atggcCACAAGTTCTAAGCAAACAACTGCTTCACAGCGTAATTCGAGTGAGTTGAAACTACATTTCATGGAgaaattaatgaagaaaatattttgcttctaCGATGAACAGTCTCTAATTGATGTGACTTTTAAAGCTTCTAACCCAGAGGCTTT tgTACCCGCACATCGTTTGATACTCTCAGCAGCGAGTTCTTACTTCGAGAACCTCTTCAACGGCGATCGAGGCAATGCTCTTgtcatcgaaataaatgatatcGATAGCGATATCTTTGAACGCTTAATAACCTTTTGCTACACCGGACAGGCGCTGGTTACCGTAGACAATGTCGCTGCGATGCTGAAGGCGGCAATCGAGTTGCAATTGGAAGATGCCACGACCATTTGCATGGACTTCATTATGTCGCACATCGATGAATGCACATTACAGGGTGTATATGCGTTAGAACGCGAAACGCAATGTGAACTTGTCAAGCGGAAAATCCACGAATACGAAATACAGAATTTCATGGAG ATTAGCCAACGGGACGAGTTTCTCAATTTTGATGTTGAGAAATTGCAATGTCTTCTCGAATCggacaatttaaatataacctGTGAGGAAGATGCATATGGTGCCATAACTCGTTGGTTTAATCACGATGTTTCTGCGCGTCAACAACATCTACCTCGTTTAGTCGCTTGCCTGCGGCTCACTCAATTCGATGTGGACTTCCTTTTGACTCACATTCAGTCATTACTTGGTTGTGAATTGTTGGCCCTCCAGGCGTCCACGTGGATCAGTAATCCCTCAGCACGAACTAAGATAAATATGCGATTTACTGAACCACGTGTAGGTATCGGTGCTGGAAATTGTGATGAGAAAACATTGCTGCTTGTTTACGAAGAG CATAATTCGTCGAAGGCATGTGCACTTCAATATAATAAAGCTGAGGACACATGGCAAAAATATGCGActctatataattataatataaactctAGTGCGATTTTAAAGGATgacaatttgttatttattggtgGTGATAGCTATAAATCACCATCCAAAAGTTTTCTCAGTTGGAATATTCCAAATAAAACATGGCGAGAATTGTCAAAAATGAACCATAGAAGACAAGACCATAGTGTTGTCGAATTAGAAGGaaaaatatacgctattggtGGTCGTGGTGAGAATAATACTATTTTGCAGTCAGTTGAAAG GTATACAGCATCCAATGGTTGGGAGTTCGTGGCACCTTTGATTACAGCACGTTGCGAGGCCGGTGCAGTGTCTTTGAATGGTAAAGTTTACATAATAGGCGGTTCGAATGGAAAAACCTTAAAATCCGTAGAATGCTATAACCCGGATTCGAATAGTTGGACTTATTGTGCAGTTATGACGAAAACGTATTCGAGCCTTAGT GTAGCTGCACATAATGGTCACATCTATGTTGTAGGCTATCTTAAAGGTAGACCAGTTGTTGAACGTTACGATCCTCAGCGAGACACATGGACTCAG ATTTGCTCTCTGGATAGCAAACCAAATCTTCCTGTAAAACTCGCAGATTTGCTCTCCAGTAATTGGCATTGTGCATCTTTTGACAATAAACTATGGGCTATTGGTGGCAGCGTGAATAATGAGACAAGAGTTGAAGTTTATAACGAAGAAAATGATCAGTGGGTACAGAAAAGCTCGTTACCCAAAGGTTCCATATGTTCATGTTTTGTTATACCCGTAACTTTTCTgacttcaaaataa
- the LOC114805013 gene encoding kelch-like protein 17 isoform X1, with amino-acid sequence MSHKDVLIEIYNFYFSQCIRASLNCLISETLLRETLQRDQGNTPVIEINDIDSDIFERLITFCYTGQALVTVNNVAALLKAAMVLQLEDAVTICMDFIMAHIDEFTLEGVYALVKRKIHEYEIQNCMEISQSDEFLNFDVEKLQCLLESDNLNVTCEEDAYDAITRWFNHDVSARQEHLSHLVACLRLTQFGVDFLLNHIQSLPGCELLALQAYQWISNPSARTRINMRFTEPRVGLGARNCDEKTLLLVYEEVYGIQWLGVRGTFAYSIMGGSDYGCRFKSVKCYNPDSNSWSKCADMTYIHAEPTVATHNGHIYVVGDYKGPPVVERYDPQRDTWSQICSLDDGYRGSRACVSFYNKLWTIGGSLLDGSTVVAVYNEANDFWEMKRPLAVGRISSCFVVSLSLLTSIQ; translated from the exons ATGTCCCATAAAGATGTATtgattgaaatttataatttttatttttcacagtgTATCCGCGCATCGCTTAATTGTCTCATCAGCGAGACCTTACTTCGAGAAACTCTTCAACGCGATCAAGGCAATACTCCTgtcatcgaaataaatgatatcGATAGCGACATCTTTGAGCGCTTAATAACCTTTTGCTACACCGGACAGGCGCTGGTTACAGTTAACAATGTTGCTGCGTTGCTGAAGGCGGCAATGGTGTTGCAATTGGAAGATGCCGTGACCATTTGCATGGACTTTATTATGGCGCATATCGATGAATTCACATTAGAGGGTGTGTATGCACTTGTCAAGCGGAAAATACATGAATATGAAATACAGAATTGCATGGAG ATCAGCCAAAGCGACGAGTTTCTCAATTTTGATGTTGAGAAATTGCAATGTCTTCTAGAATCAGACAATTTGAATGTAACTTGTGAGGAAGATGCCTATGATGCCATAACTCGTTGGTTTAATCACGATGTTTCTGCGCGTCAAGAACACCTCTCTCATTTAGTCGCTTGTCTGCGGCTCACTCAATTCGGTGTGGACTTCCTGTTGAATCACATTCAGTCATTACCTGGCTGTGAGTTGTTGGCCCTCCAGGCGTACCAGTGGATCAGTAATCCCTCAGCAAGGACTAGGATAAATATGCGATTTACTGAACCACGTGTAGGGCTCGGTGCTAGAAATTGTGATGAGAAAACATTGCTGCTTGTTTACGAAGAG GTATACGGCATCCAATGGTTGGGAGTTCGTGGCACGTTTGCTTACAGCATAATGGGTGGTTCAGATTATGGATGTAGGTTCAAATCTGTTAAATGCTATAATCCCGATTCGAATAGTTGGAGTAAATGTGCAGATATGACATATATTCATGCAGAGCCTACT GTAGCTACACACAATGGTCACATCTATGTTGTAGGCGATTATAAAGGTCCCCCAGTTGTTGAACGTTACGATCCACAGCGAGACACCTGGTCTCAG ATTTGCTCTCTGGATGATGGCTACAGGGGCAGTCGCGCTTGCGTATCCTTTTACAATAAACTATGGACAATTGGTGGCAGCCTTCTGGATGGAAGTACAGTTGTAGCAGTGTACAATGAGGCAAATGACTTTTGGGAAATGAAGCGCCCATTAGCTGTAGGTCGGATAAGttcatgttttgttgtttctttgtcTTTACTGACATCAATACAATAA
- the LOC114805013 gene encoding kelch-like protein 4 isoform X2, translating to MVLQLEDAVTICMDFIMAHIDEFTLEGVYALVKRKIHEYEIQNCMEISQSDEFLNFDVEKLQCLLESDNLNVTCEEDAYDAITRWFNHDVSARQEHLSHLVACLRLTQFGVDFLLNHIQSLPGCELLALQAYQWISNPSARTRINMRFTEPRVGLGARNCDEKTLLLVYEEVYGIQWLGVRGTFAYSIMGGSDYGCRFKSVKCYNPDSNSWSKCADMTYIHAEPTVATHNGHIYVVGDYKGPPVVERYDPQRDTWSQICSLDDGYRGSRACVSFYNKLWTIGGSLLDGSTVVAVYNEANDFWEMKRPLAVGRISSCFVVSLSLLTSIQ from the exons ATGGTGTTGCAATTGGAAGATGCCGTGACCATTTGCATGGACTTTATTATGGCGCATATCGATGAATTCACATTAGAGGGTGTGTATGCACTTGTCAAGCGGAAAATACATGAATATGAAATACAGAATTGCATGGAG ATCAGCCAAAGCGACGAGTTTCTCAATTTTGATGTTGAGAAATTGCAATGTCTTCTAGAATCAGACAATTTGAATGTAACTTGTGAGGAAGATGCCTATGATGCCATAACTCGTTGGTTTAATCACGATGTTTCTGCGCGTCAAGAACACCTCTCTCATTTAGTCGCTTGTCTGCGGCTCACTCAATTCGGTGTGGACTTCCTGTTGAATCACATTCAGTCATTACCTGGCTGTGAGTTGTTGGCCCTCCAGGCGTACCAGTGGATCAGTAATCCCTCAGCAAGGACTAGGATAAATATGCGATTTACTGAACCACGTGTAGGGCTCGGTGCTAGAAATTGTGATGAGAAAACATTGCTGCTTGTTTACGAAGAG GTATACGGCATCCAATGGTTGGGAGTTCGTGGCACGTTTGCTTACAGCATAATGGGTGGTTCAGATTATGGATGTAGGTTCAAATCTGTTAAATGCTATAATCCCGATTCGAATAGTTGGAGTAAATGTGCAGATATGACATATATTCATGCAGAGCCTACT GTAGCTACACACAATGGTCACATCTATGTTGTAGGCGATTATAAAGGTCCCCCAGTTGTTGAACGTTACGATCCACAGCGAGACACCTGGTCTCAG ATTTGCTCTCTGGATGATGGCTACAGGGGCAGTCGCGCTTGCGTATCCTTTTACAATAAACTATGGACAATTGGTGGCAGCCTTCTGGATGGAAGTACAGTTGTAGCAGTGTACAATGAGGCAAATGACTTTTGGGAAATGAAGCGCCCATTAGCTGTAGGTCGGATAAGttcatgttttgttgtttctttgtcTTTACTGACATCAATACAATAA